The genomic segment TTGACGGTGATACCCGACTGCGACAGCGTCTCCCTAAGCTCTTGGGTATTAAACACGGATTGTCCGTCAACTTGTTCATTCTTCTGTTTTAGTAACTGCGTAATATTCTTTTCCAATAAGCTGCTTGGAACAAACTCTGCAGTTAAGCTGTAATCCGCAGTATCCCGTATGACAATATGCGCCGAAGAAGAACACGCAGCCGTAATGCAGACCGCAGCACAGCAGCCCAATATGCGGTATAGTATTTTCATCATAACAACTCCCATTGGTTTATAAATTGAACAGCCTTTTCTTCGTGCAGGTATGTGTAGGCACGTGCAAGCACGGCTAAAAAGCGCTTGGTGCGTTTGTGCGGATATCGGGATGGATAGGGCAGTTCTCGGTTGTCCGCGAAAAGAACGGCACGGAAGATTCGGCTAGAAAGATATTCTCCGGTTTCATAATGCTGCCGGCAAAACGGTATGTTTTTTTCCAGTACGATTCTTGGATACTCGACACAATCACGCCGGTACGCGGCCCGTCGGATGCCGAATGAATAAATTTCCCCGCGCCGAGGTAAATACCGACATGGGAAATACCGCCTGCAGTGTTAAAAAACAGCAAATCGCCGGGCTGAATTTCTTCGTCCGTTATCCTTTTTGAATATTCGGCAATAGCATCGGAGCGGCGCGGCATTTGCAGTTTCAGCACTTCGGCGCCGTTGCGGCAGACAAGGCCGGAACAATCCATTCCCTTAGCGGAACGCCCGCCGTAACGATAGGGTGTCCCAAGATAATTTAAAGCATTATTGACAAAAGCAATGCGTTGTGAATCCTTAGGAGACGGCGCTGCAGAAAGGACAGCCGCGGAGAGTACAAGAAATAAACGGAAAAAAAAGCTTCGTATATCTTTCCAAATCATGTAAAATAGTTATACTAAAAAAAAGAAAAAATTGCAATTTTGAAAAGATTTTATCGAAAAATTGTAAAGGAGCTTATCGATATGTACGAAACGTCAAAACGGCCATGGGCATTCCTTGATGCATGGCGCGGAAAAAAGTTTACCGGCGAATGGCCGACACTGCCGGAAATGTTTGAAATTACGGTGGAACGTTTTCCGAATAGGAACTGTTTAACCGTCTTTGAAGCCGATCGTATTACGCTCACGTATCGTGAAACGCTTGCGGCGATTAAGAAATTGGCAGGATGGCTTATTGCTCACGGTGTAAAGAAAGGGACGCACATCGCCGTTTCCGGTAAAAACTCTTCCGAATGGGCAATTGTCTATTTGAGCGCACTGTATGCCGGCTGTATTGTTATTCCCATCGATTATGGCCTACACGATTATGAAATTACATCGCTTTTAAAAACGGCAAAACCGCTCTTTTTCTTTGTCGATGAAGAAAAATACGAATACTTTTTTGAACAAGCAAAGACTCAGTCATTTATAGGCGAAGTTTATTCTTTAAGCGGCAAATATACCGATCGCTACATATATAATTTGGAAGCAGAACCGCTTGCGACCTATTTCCCGCTGAGGGAAACGGACACGGCAGCCATACTCTTCACCTCCGGTACGATGGGTAATCCTAAAGGAGTTATGCTTTCTCATCGGAATATCGTGTCCGATTGTTACATTGCACAATCCAACCTTACAATCTTTGAAACGGATGTTTTTTATGCACTGCTGCCGCTCCATCACTCCTATACGATGGTTGCCGTGTTTATTGAAGCTATTTCCGTCGGTGCGGAAATCGTATTCGGAAAATCCATTGCGGTATCCCGTATGCTGCGAGAACTTAAAGAAGGGAAAATTACAATGCTCCTCGGCGTACCGCTCCTCTTTAATAAGCTGCTTGCAGGTATTTTAAAAGGAATCCGCAGTAAGGGACTTTTAGTGTACGGTATTATCCGGTTGCTTATGGGCATATCGTATCTTGTTAAAAAGACAACGGGGAAAAATATCGGTAAAACACTCTTTAAGAGCGTATTGGCGAAAGCAAATCTTACGACGCTCCGCATTGCCATTTCCGGCGGCGGACCGCTTTCAAAAGAAGTTTTTAGAGCATATAACGAATTCGGTATCGATTTTGTGCAGGGATACGGTCTGACCGAAACATCGCCGATTATCGCGCTTAACCCGAAAGAACATTTTAAAATCGAAAGTGTAGGGCGTTACTTCCATCCGTATATGGAGATGAAAATCCTCGATCCCGATGAAAACGGCCGCGGTGAAATCTGTGCAAAAGGGCCGATGATTATGCAAGGGTATTATAATATGCCGGAAGAAACGGCCGAGGTGTTATCCGAGGACGGATGGTTCCGTACCGGCGATATCGGATGGCTTGATGATGAAAAATATCTGTACCTCTGCGGCCGTGCGAAGAACCTCATCGTTACCTCAGGCGGTAAGAACGTCTATCCTGAAGAAATTGAAAATGCCTTCCAGATGTATTACAACGATATCGAGCAAATAACCGCCCGGGGTTACCATCCTGAGAATGACTTAACTAGCGAAGAGATTGAAGCGCTCATATACCCCGCCGATGAACTGTATAAAACACTGAACCTCAAACGCGGTACTCCCACAGGAGACAGCGCTGCATACAAAAAAATCGAAGCGATTGTTGAAACCGTGAATAAGGAATTGTTACCTTATCAGCGGATAACCAAAACGACGCTTTTGGATAAACCGCTCGAAATGACCACAACCAAAAAAGTTAAGCGGTATAACAAGGCCGAGTAATCTTAACAAAAGCGAAAACCCAGCACGGCGTCTATTCTTACCGGATGGACGCCGTAACTCTAGAACTTCGATATATCGATAAGGTTTAGTTTACTTTAAATTTTCCAACTTCCATAGCCAGATTCTTAATACTTTGTGTATTCTTTTGCGTAATCGCGTTGACTTCCTGCACCGCGTTGTTAATCTGTACTGCGCCTGAAGCCATTTCATTCATACCGTCGGTTATAATACGCGTTAGGTTATCCAATTTGCGCATTTCCTCCGCGACACCTTCCCCGCCTTTCAACATCTCTTCCGATCCGAACTGAACTTCCGTTGTTACCGCATTGATGTTTTTAATAGCAGTTAATACTTCGTTGCTGCCATTCGCTTGTTCGCGCATCGCCTCCGTAAGACGGTCACTCATCTCTTTTACTTGGGCGGCAAGGGTAAAAATGGCATTGAATTTTCCTTCTACCGTCTTAGACGATGCTGAAAGCGTCTCAATTTCGCTGCTCAGCATCTTAAGCGTCGTCGTAATAGTCTTCCCTTGTGTGGCAGAATCTTCTGCCAACTTGCGAATTTCATCGGCAACGACGGCAAATCCCTTTCCAGCCTCTCCTGCATGTGCTGCTTCGATGGCAGCATTCATTGCAAGTAAGTTTGTTTGCGATGCGATATGCTGAATAACGCTCGACGCTTCCATAAGTGAGCCGGATTCTTCCGCTATTTTTTGCGTTACCGTGTTGGACGTCACCAGCGCTGCTTTTCCATCTCCTGTTGCAGAGACAAGCTCTTTCACGATTGTATCGGACTTGTTGAGCGTTTGACTGATTGAAGTAATATTTGCGACCATTTGCTCAATCGATGACGAGGACTGCGCAACGCTTGCAGACTGCGCTTCAATACTACTGCTCAACTGCTTAATAGTGCGGATAATTTCTTCTACCGTAGCGGCAGTTTCGGTAACGCTCGCTGCTTGGGTCAAAACCTGTTGCTTAACACCGTCTATATTTGTACTGATCTGATTGATTGAGCTTGCCGTTTCGGACATATTCGACGCAAGCTCACTCCCGATCTCTTCCATAATGTTACTATTAGCACCGATAGATTTTATTGTAACACTGATTTTTTCTATCGTTTCGTTAAAATACTCCGATAAATCCGTAACCTCGTCATTACCGCTTATGACCATACGAACCGTTAAAT from the Treponema vincentii F0403 genome contains:
- a CDS encoding C40 family peptidase, with the translated sequence MIWKDIRSFFFRLFLVLSAAVLSAAPSPKDSQRIAFVNNALNYLGTPYRYGGRSAKGMDCSGLVCRNGAEVLKLQMPRRSDAIAEYSKRITDEEIQPGDLLFFNTAGGISHVGIYLGAGKFIHSASDGPRTGVIVSSIQESYWKKTYRFAGSIMKPENIFLAESSVPFFSRTTENCPIHPDIRTNAPSAF
- a CDS encoding AMP-dependent synthetase/ligase yields the protein MYETSKRPWAFLDAWRGKKFTGEWPTLPEMFEITVERFPNRNCLTVFEADRITLTYRETLAAIKKLAGWLIAHGVKKGTHIAVSGKNSSEWAIVYLSALYAGCIVIPIDYGLHDYEITSLLKTAKPLFFFVDEEKYEYFFEQAKTQSFIGEVYSLSGKYTDRYIYNLEAEPLATYFPLRETDTAAILFTSGTMGNPKGVMLSHRNIVSDCYIAQSNLTIFETDVFYALLPLHHSYTMVAVFIEAISVGAEIVFGKSIAVSRMLRELKEGKITMLLGVPLLFNKLLAGILKGIRSKGLLVYGIIRLLMGISYLVKKTTGKNIGKTLFKSVLAKANLTTLRIAISGGGPLSKEVFRAYNEFGIDFVQGYGLTETSPIIALNPKEHFKIESVGRYFHPYMEMKILDPDENGRGEICAKGPMIMQGYYNMPEETAEVLSEDGWFRTGDIGWLDDEKYLYLCGRAKNLIVTSGGKNVYPEEIENAFQMYYNDIEQITARGYHPENDLTSEEIEALIYPADELYKTLNLKRGTPTGDSAAYKKIEAIVETVNKELLPYQRITKTTLLDKPLEMTTTKKVKRYNKAE
- a CDS encoding methyl-accepting chemotaxis protein: MGDKLKKKRFSLRKKLMLIFGLLILGGSSVEVVLAVLIARKAVTEKIETHLIDKAADVAEIIDARIQATLQFVEGVARMPDLRDSSLSYRQKAQILVHEAGHNARVDYFGVSTMEGYRYGTEDGEPLYVGDRDWFLAASSGKSFVAEPRISRISNTMKIVYAVPIISDNNQIVGVLSAAVEANLLSEAIKDIVLGKRGYCYILGLTGNTIADKDIGFVEDQYNSIEEAKTDPTQAPLASFEKQALQAQKAGIGYYDNDGVSVISSYAKSKLSGWTIIMTAPYNELMSSVNEMSLLMNLIWFIIFVSALVVVYFVARRIVKPIQKLVEALRDIAQGEGDLTVRMVISGNDEVTDLSEYFNETIEKISVTIKSIGANSNIMEEIGSELASNMSETASSINQISTNIDGVKQQVLTQAASVTETAATVEEIIRTIKQLSSSIEAQSASVAQSSSSIEQMVANITSISQTLNKSDTIVKELVSATGDGKAALVTSNTVTQKIAEESGSLMEASSVIQHIASQTNLLAMNAAIEAAHAGEAGKGFAVVADEIRKLAEDSATQGKTITTTLKMLSSEIETLSASSKTVEGKFNAIFTLAAQVKEMSDRLTEAMREQANGSNEVLTAIKNINAVTTEVQFGSEEMLKGGEGVAEEMRKLDNLTRIITDGMNEMASGAVQINNAVQEVNAITQKNTQSIKNLAMEVGKFKVN